One window of the Trifolium pratense cultivar HEN17-A07 linkage group LG2, ARS_RC_1.1, whole genome shotgun sequence genome contains the following:
- the LOC123910467 gene encoding uncharacterized protein LOC123910467 — translation MAAGVELPEGKTGIMMEFPVGDDESLSSPVRLPKRLRRRLLDTECKSPSTVEEIETKLRDAEIRRQKYYEKLSSKARAKPRSPSRCSSQDEDLGQRLEAKLQAAEQKRLSLLTKAQMRLARQDQLRQAAKNGVEMRHANERVKLGTKVETRVQQAEANRMLILKAHRQRRASLRERSSQSLMRRMTRESKYKERVRAAIHQKRAAAETKRLRLLEAERKRAHAQVLQARHVAKSVSHQREIERRKKKDELEDRLQRAKRQRAEYLRHRGRLRGYVWENWITMSKQAEYLSRKLARCWRQFLRQKRTTFTLTKAYAVLGINEKSVKSLPFEQFALLIESASTLQTVKTLLDRFESRLRVLTAVVPAGYFSSLDNIDHLLKRVVSPKKRATPRSSARSPAKKADLVKETNNRLSRYQVRVVLCAYMILGHPDAVFSTMGEREIALAKSAQEFVHMFELLIKIILEGPIESSDDESASVVMKRCTFRSQLAAFDKAWCSYLNCFVVWKVKDARSLEDDLVRAACQLEASMIQTCKLTPEGVGISHDMKAIQHQVSEDQKLLREKVMHLSGDAGIERMESALSETRSRYIRVKDSGSPVGFPMTQYMPPSPTPLTTVASPSERNISNKSNKTSRVVRSLFKETDTSPVESSFSSPITSSNTKLGTTAEKFVAPNDVLVNEFLHEHHRSFADDFDVSDHIQNSIEGKIKQTMEKAFWDSVMESVKQDQPNYDQIIQLMEEVRDEICEMAPISWKDDIIAAIDLDILSQVLKSGKLDVNYLGKILEFSLVSLQKLSAPANEEIIKAKHKALLSELGEMCHSRDESNNACVVALVKGLQFVLEQIQVLKKEISKARIRLMEPLLKGPAGVDYLRNAFANKYGSPSDASASLPSTLRWLSSTWNFKDQEWVDHVNSSSALADNSSQAWLPSTALRTGGNVMLKSTGSPMFFSPDVSNTQGDQQPECKGEPVDLAVRLGLLKLVSGISGLTQDDLPETLSLNFSRLRSVQAQIQKIVVISTSVLICRQIILSEKAVASSVNMENAVSTCAEQLLELLDRVEDADIDDIVGVICNLPSVDGEDVGKVQSRKAVAGRMLGKSLQAGDAVFERVFNAVYSALRGVVLGGTGAHGRKLAEMALLKVGAGALTERVVEAARVLIVAATISVGVHGPWYKYLTDNI, via the exons ATGGCTGCCGGAGTTGAATTACCGGAGGGTAAAACTGGAATTATGATGGAATTTCCGGTCGGCGATGATGAATCTCTGTCATCGCCGGTTAGATTACCGAAGAGACTCCGGCGAAGGCTTCTTGATACGGAGTGTAAGTCACCGAGTACGGTGGAGGAAATCGAAACCAAGCTTCGTGACGCTGAAATTCGTAGACAG AAGTACTATGAGAAACTTTCAAGCAAGGCACGTGCAAAGCCGAGAAGCCCCTCTCGATGTTCGTCTCAGGACGAGGATCTTGGTCAGCGACTAGAGGCAAAGTTGCAAGCTGCTGAACAGAAGAG GTTGAGCCTTTTGACAAAGGCCCAAATGCGCTTAGCAAGGCAGGATCAACTGCGTCAAGCGGCAAAAAATGGAGTTGAAATGCGTCATGCAAATGAACGTGTGAAGCTTGGGACAAAAGTGGAAACACGTGTTCAGCAGGCAGAGGCTAATAGGATGCTTATCCTAAAGGCTCACCGGCAAAGAAGGGCGTCTCTTAGAGAAAGGTCGTCTCAGTCATTGATGAGGAGAATGACTCGAGAGAGCAAATACAAGGAGCGTGTACGTGCTGCAATTCACCAAAAACGAGCTGCTGCTGAAACAAAACGACTTCGGTTGTTGGAAGCTGAGAGGAAAAGGGCGCACGCTCAAGTCTTGCAGGCGAGACATGTGGCGAAGTCTGTGTCTCACCAGCGTGAGATCGAGAGAAGGAAAAAGAAGGATGAGTTGGAAGATCGATTACAAAGG GCAAAAAGGCAAAGAGCTGAATATCTCAGGCACAGGGGAAGATTGCGTGGTTATGTGTGGGAGAATTGGATTACAATGTCAAAGCAGGCAGAATATCTTTCTAGAAAACTAGCAAG GTGCTGGAGGCAGTTCTTGAGGCAGAAGAGAACAACCTTTACCTTGACGAAGGCATATGCTGTGCTCGGGATCAACGAGAAATCTGTCAAGTCATTGCCATTTGAGCAGTTTGCTCTTCTAATTGAATCAGCTTCTACTCTTCAGACTGTGAAAACTTTGCTGGACCGGTTTGAAAGCCGCCTCAGAGTGCTTACAGCTGTTGTTCCTGCCGGTTATTTTTCTAGCTTGGATAACATTGATCACCTTCTTAAACGGGTTGTGTCCCCCAAGAAAAGGGCTACTCCTAGGAGTTCTGCAAGAAGCCCGGCAAAAAAAGCAGATTTAGTCAAGGAGACAAACAATAGGTTATCAAGGTATCAAGTGAGAGTTGTTCTTTGTGCATATATGATACTGGGTCACCCAGATGCAGTTTTCAGTACAATGGGAGAACGCGAGATTGCTTTGGCCAAGTCTGCTCAAGAATTTGTCCACATGTTCGAGCTGTTGATAAAGATTATACTAGAAGGGCCAATAGAAAGTTCTGATGACGAATCTGCCTCAGTTGTTATGAAGCGATGCACCTTCAGATCCCAGCTTGCTGCTTTTGATAAAGCATGGTGCTCATATTTGAATTGTTTTGTGGTCTGGAAGGTTAAGGATGCTCGATCATTGGAGGATGATTTGGTTAGGGCAGCTTGCCAGCTAGAGGCTTCTATGATTCAAACTTGCAAGTTAACTCCAGAAGGAGTTGGTATTAGTCATGATATGAAAGCTATTCAGCATCAG GTCTCTGAAGATCAAAAACTTTTGAGAGAAAAGGTGATGCATCTGAGTGGAGATGCGGGGATTGAGCGCATGGAAAGTGCACTATCTGAAACAAGATCTAGATACATAAGAGTAAAGGATAGCGGAAGCCCAGTGGGGTTTCCAATGACTCAATACATGCCTCCAAGCCCAACTCCACTTACTACTGTTGCAAGCCCAAGTGAaagaaatatttcaaataaGAGCAATAAGACAAGCCGGGTGGTTCGCTCCCTTTTTAAGGAGACCGACACTTCCCCTGTAGAGTCAAGCTTCTCTTCACCTATTACCAGTTCAAATACCAAGCTCGGTACTACCGCAGAAAAGTTTGTAGCACCAAATGATGTTCTTGTAAATGAATTTCTCCATGAGCATCACCGTAGTTTTGCTGATGACTTTGATGTCTCTGATCACATTCAAAACAGCATTGAG GGGAAAATCAAGCAGACAATGGAGAAGGCCTTTTGGGATAGTGTTATGGAATCTGTTAAGCAAGATCAGCCCAACTATGACCAGATTATTCAACTCATGGAAGAGGTTAGGGATGAAATTTGTGAGATGGCTCCAATAAGCTGGAAGGATGATATTATTGCAGCCATTGATTTAGATATTCTTTCTCAG GTGCTTAAATCTGGTAAACTGGATGTCAATTACCTTGGTAAAATTCTCGAGTTTTCGCTAGTCAGTTTGCAGAAGCTTTCCGCCCCAGCCAATGAGGAGATAATAAAGGCCAAACACAAGGCATTACTCAGTGAGTTGGGTGAAATGTGCCACTCTAGAGATGAATCAAACAATGCATGTGTTGTAGCCTTGGTTAAGGGTTTGCAATTTGTCCTTGAACAGATTCAG GTTCTTAAGAAAGAGATAAGCAAAGCACGCATAAGATTAATGGAGCCTTTGCTTAAGGGACCTGCTGGTGTGGACTACCTTAGGAACGCCTTTGCAAACAAATATGGCTCTCCATCTGATGCCAGTGCCTCTCTTCCTTCAACACTCAGATGGCTTTCATCTACCTGGAATTTTAAAGACCAGGAATGGGTAGATCATGTGAATTCCTCCTCAGCATTAGCTGATAATTCATCCCAAGCATGGCTTCCTTCAACTGCTCTCAGAACTGGTGGAAATGTTATGCTCAAAAGTACTGGCAGTCCAATGTTCTTTTCTCCTGATGTTTCAAACACTCAGG GTGATCAGCAACCAGAATGCAAAGGAGAACCAGTTGATCTCGCTGTGAGGCTTGGTTTGCTAAAATTAGTAAGTGGAATATCTGGTCTGACACAAGACGATCTACCAGAAACTTTATCTCTTAACTTCTCCAGACTGAGGTCTGTTCAGGCTCAAATTCAGAAGATTGTTGTGATTTCTACTAG CGTTCTTATATGCCGTCAGATCATTCTGAGTGAAAAGGCAGTAGCAAGCTCTGTAAATATGGAAAATGCAGTGTCCACGTGTGCAGAACAACTATTGGAGCTCTTAGACCGTGTTGAAGATGCTGATATTGATGATATTGTAGGAGTGATTTGCAATCTGCCATCAGTCGATGGTGAAGATGTAGGGAAGGTTCAGTCAAGAAAGGCAGTTGCTGGCAGAATGCTAGGAAAGAGCCTACAAGCTGGGGATGCTGTATTTGAGAGGGTGTTCAATGCTGTCTATTCAGCTTTGCGCGGAGTTGTGCTTGGGGGAACTGGTGCCCATGGGAGGAAATTAGCTGAAATGGCACTACTGAAAGTTGGGGCTGGTGCTCTGACCGAAAGGGTAGTGGAAGCTGCTCGTGTTTTGATTGTAGCAGCTACTATATCAGTTGGTGTTCACGGGCCATGGTATAAATATTTGACTGATAACATATGA